CAGATTTCCACATTAATATCTTACTGCAAATCATTTTTAACAGACTATTTTATTCCTATCTGTTAAATACAATTGTCATTCTAAGTGGCCTGAACCAAATTCATGTCTCATAAGATGTTTCTTCAAAGGTCTGTGCACAATTCTTGGGAGGAGGGAACGTGCACAAATCCCTCACACACACTCAGCCCCCTCTCTTTGGGGTTCTGCTTATTAAAAaagtcttttgctttttttaacaaAGTGAGCTGCAACTTTCTCAACATCAACACTCAAACACTTCAATAGATTTTTCTGAAAGCCTAAAACATGAGTCAGACCCACTTCAACTCAGACTTTTCCCAGTTGTAAAAAGCACAATGGTGGTGAAATGCCAATATTTTCGAATTTTTAAAacccccttccttcttccaagAAAGAAGTGTttagagagaaataaatattgATTCCCAGACTTGCTCTCATGCCAATTTCATTCAGAGTTAATTTGCAGCATCAAAAGGGAGATTGTTTAATGCAGGAACTTCCAACAGCAGCAAGTCCAGCACAACTTACTTCAGGACTCTTATGCCATGTTTATCTGGTGGTTAAGAATGGTAAAATCCTAAATGCCAACAGAGAGACTCAGTCACtaaaaggtaaaaaattattctttgtcTGCAACACTCCAAAGGTCATGGCATTCACTGAAATCAAGAGCCCAAGATTATGACTGCTCAGTCAGTGAAAAGATCCTCAGGAGCACCCATGAAGTTTAGATAGAACCTGCATTTTCAGGTGTAAATTAACACCACAGGATGCTTTCAGAATAACGTAACTTATACTGTGCTTATCTCCTGAGCAGCTCACAATACCTGTATTGAAGTACCATCAGCAAATTCTCAAATTTTCAATCTTCCTTGAGGAGAAAACCAAGCCAATTTAATCCACAATAGATTTGAGTTCAGCAGAGAACTGACTCTTTATTGCACCAGTGCTCTGTTGGCAATGTCATGGCTTTGTGTGTTTCACTGAGCATTTTCCTTACCTCACAAATTTAGCCAAACATATTTCACAGGCAGTGATGTGGATGGTTTTAAAAAAGGTAACTGCACTATTTAAATGGAAGAGCTTTAGTGACACGTCACAAATGACTACTGTATTCTCAAATGTGGCAGTTTAACTTTCAGACCACACACAAGCAAACTGACTGCTGTAACACTCCCTCTGTCCATGGGTTAAGAGCCAGAGTATGTGTAACCTTTGTCAAAAAGGCCACATTAACTGTCACTAAAAATTTTAGAGCATCTCTGTTGGCAAAGCTATTTTCAGACAACAGATGGTTGAAAACGAGCCCTGATTGTAAGTGGTGTTGAGTCAGTAACCAACACTGCAGCTGAACTATCCGAATACAGTCAGACTAAGGGGAACAGAGGTTCTCTTCTGCATCAATGTGTAGACTTGTTTCAAAGTAAAGGCAACAGTTTTTTCACGTCCTGCCGCTGGAGTTAAACCTCTCAGCTTTCCACTGTGCACAGAGGACACCCATGGCCTGAATTTCCAGTAACGCTTTTCGATACCCtgtattattttctattttatttttctattcccTAGATTTTGAGGATATTCACAGTATTATGCTAAGTTTGCACTAAAATGGCTTTCTGGTTACAAGAAGGATTTCACTACTTTGCCAGCTCCAGGGGGAGGATCACAGATGGCATGAGAACAAACCACTGGGATGGAGCGCTGGGAGTCCAACCCTGACTCGCAGCTCCGCTACATCTGTTACAACCACAAGTTTTCCTTAGCTCACAAGCAGCACAGGATGCATTTTTTGGCCAAACCTTGTCCTTATCTCTacagagaatatttttctcttgcacTTTTGAACTATTTCCCACAAACCAAAGCCATTCCTGTTTAAAGGAAAACCGTAACGTGGCAGGTTCACACCAAAAGTGCAGCTCAAACATGTCAGTGTCTTAAATGGAGCTTGGCATCAAGCAGATGACACATGCCATGGAAAGAAGAACAAATGTTAGCGTTCCTTGGGATAGCTGGCACACTCCCACATCTTGCACTGCAGGTTAAACTGAGCTTTGGTGTCTTCATCACTAAATTAAGTCTGTCCATGGAATGGGACCTTCTCACCACAAGCATCTCATGGTTCAGACCAAGAGCTCAGTGAGACACTGAAAGTGCCCTGGGGTGGTTTCAGGTCCCTGCAAAGGCAGTCAGAGATCCAAGCAGACCTGAAAATACCAAGTGGTGCCTTCTGGTTCAAAAGGTACTTttatgactttaaaaaaaaaaaagagcacgACCTGAGGGATTCATTCTGtgagtttgggattttttgagAGGTGTGAAGGAAGTGGTCCCAAAACTCAGTGAAGGAGTCTTCTTCAACAGGCTTTAAATCAGGCTTTTAAACGCCCACAGTgtaaatacaataaataaaaaggcaCAAACCCATGAAAACGAGGAGACTGACTCACTACTAAAttggtaaaaataattttagatcTCTATTAAAAAGCAATAATAGATAAAAGCAATAATCTCTATTAAAAAGCAATAATAGATCTCTATTACGAAGCAATAATTATAGGAAATTACGCCTCTCCCAGACTTTCTAATAATAAACATTTACTTCCTTTGTGCAATCTGCTTCCTAGCAGGTGTGGGAAAAATGCCAGTTTTCATGGAACAGCATCATTCACCACAATCAACTCAGTTAAAACAATTATTTGTAAAATctgctgcaaatattttaaataattcaccTAGCAAACATTAGTTCAGTAACGTAATAttgcagttttcctttaaatgttCATGCCCTTCCTAAGATgttatttttctcaaaaaaacccacaaccttcTAGCACAAGAGGCAAAAAGGCATGTAACCCAGTAAAAATTGGCAAGccaaaaagtttatttttatgtgattttatttctgattgcCATATGAAGATTGCCATATGATGATGGTTCTATGTCATAATATGCTGCAAGAGTAATTCACACAAAATCCTGTCCACGGCACTTGAggtaataaaataacaaaactcAGCAGACaaaaaccttgaagaattcAACTTTCTTTTGCTAATAAAATGATGCTAATAAAATTACAGGAAGGCCCCTataattttctgtcttccaTTTTAACACGGAAGTGTCAGAAAGTTAAAGGCATAGAAATTACTGAACTTTAGGACATAGGAAAACAGTAACAGCTCTGTCTTAGATATCGAAAATTTAGGTGTGAATATAGCCTGGGCACCTGTGTAACCATATTTATATCCTAAAATAGGTGACCAGCTGCAATCTGCAAGAACTTAGAATAAGGCTAAGCAGGTTTGTCATGCACTGACATGTCGAGCTGAAAGCACAAAGTGCAGTAATGGCCAGGGCCTTACTGTAACACAGGCAAGGGGTGTGCTGTGCCGTTTCTAACACAACTGCCAAGCTGTGGTCTTTTTATACTAAAGCAAAGCTGGCCACTTATCTGAAGAATTAGATTATCACCATCTAATGGGATTTGACAGCACTGACAGGAGTTTGTATAGGCTTACAAAGTAAAAGATCTGAAAATTCCAGAATTCAAGGTAGTCCTTCCTCCCATTTACCATTCCTATGCTTTGTTGGTGTGCACAAGTGCACCAAAACCTcagaacagattttaaaatctgcCCATGTCTCGTTAACACACTGCAGTCCTCAAATTtacacagagctgcagttctcCTGGGTATTTTCTCAAGTGTCACTCATCTAATTTAGCATGACAGCTGAGAAACGATGTCAGATGCGTTTACagttcagtttaaaaaacaTCCTCTACCTGGTATCTCTGCAGTGATTGTCTTGCTGCTCCCTGAAACCTCTTCGTCATCATCTGACGAGCTCGTGCTGGAGTCACAGGTCAGGTCACTGTCGCTGGTactgctgtcctgcagcaggTTGTACTTCTTGCGAGCAGCTGCCTCCCTCTTCTGTCTCAGCAGCCGGATcctttctttgtgcttttggCTTCGGTGACCCTTTGCCTTCGTAACTCGACCGTTCTGCTTATCACTAGACTGTCGGTTTTTCTTGGCAGCCATTGTTGAGGTTTCGCTTTCAGACCTGGACCTCCTGGATTTCCTCCCAACTGCAGCTCCAGACACTGCAGAAGGGTCTCCCTCCACAACAGCTTCAGCCTGACAGGGCTCATTCTCTTCTGTGGAAGACAACGTGTCTGAGTCAGCCAAATGCCCGCTGGAAGAAGGGGAAAGCATGCAGTGATTAGAAGAGTCACTCTCATAAACTTGACCACCCGTTGGCTTGTCGCTCTCCGTGGATGCCAGCTGGGACTCCGAGGAGTCTCGCCTCAGTTCCATCAGCAAGCAAGGCATGGAAGACAGCACTGCAGAGTCTGCTGCAGTGGGCATGCTGTCTTTCTGGGGTTGTGTCTCGAGCTCTATAGATCCATCTTCATCAGGAGCAGTCTCTTGCTTTTCAGAAGCCTTCGGCGGAACTTCTGAATCAGCAAGTTcttcagcttttcctgctgcctccatctTCATTGCAGAGCAACCAGGGCCTCCTGGTTTCAAAGCATCGAGCACGTGGTCTGGTGGAGTGGGTGGACTAGATGTGGCCTTCAGCAATACAGTGTCCTGCACAAGAACAGAATGGTAAGAGTAATTTACACAAACAACTCACTCATCCCTGCTCTTCACAGTGTTACCTAAACAACCCACCGCTTTCACTGAC
This region of Pithys albifrons albifrons isolate INPA30051 chromosome Z, PitAlb_v1, whole genome shotgun sequence genomic DNA includes:
- the ARK2N gene encoding protein ARK2N isoform X2; the protein is MKMEAAGKAEELADSEVPPKASEKQETAPDEDGSIELETQPQKDSMPTAADSAVLSSMPCLLMELRRDSSESQLASTESDKPTGGQVYESDSSNHCMLSPSSSGHLADSDTLSSTEENEPCQAEAVVEGDPSAVSGAAVGRKSRRSRSESETSTMAAKKNRQSSDKQNGRVTKAKGHRSQKHKERIRLLRQKREAAARKKYNLLQDSSTSDSDLTCDSSTSSSDDDEEVSGSSKTITAEIPDGPPVVAHYDISDTNSDPEVVNVDSLLAAAVVQEHNNSLGNQDLGSTWRTRGLLDEMSADTGALDPGFLAADQTSPGNAQANEEINITSSDSEVEIVGVQEHGRSRLAVMKY
- the ARK2N gene encoding protein ARK2N isoform X1; the encoded protein is MKMEAAGKAEELADSEVPPKASEKQETAPDEDGSIELETQPQKDSMPTAADSAVLSSMPCLLMELRRDSSESQLASTESDKPTGGQVYESDSSNHCMLSPSSSGHLADSDTLSSTEENEPCQAEAVVEGDPSAVSGAAVGRKSRRSRSESETSTMAAKKNRQSSDKQNGRVTKAKGHRSQKHKERIRLLRQKREAAARKKYNLLQDSSTSDSDLTCDSSTSSSDDDEEVSGSSKTITAEIPDGPPVVAHYDISDTNSDPEVVNVDSLLAAAVVQEHNNSLGNQDLGSTWRTRGLLDEMSADTGALDPGFLAADQTSPGNAQANEEINITSSDSEVEIVGVQEHGRCVHPRGGVIQSVSSWKHSSQYINAQQTESWTAVAPQQNWPSPTEVVDLTLDEDTRRKFLL